The Aedes aegypti strain LVP_AGWG chromosome 3, AaegL5.0 Primary Assembly, whole genome shotgun sequence genome contains a region encoding:
- the LOC5568451 gene encoding major facilitator superfamily domain-containing protein 12, translated as MTENSTLVSKKKPVQNGTGANHSYGATDEIVSDTTTGVDSPNGGPPPAADQPTQMERRSTLRIVEKIGFGLGHVYNDLCAGVWFSYTLLFMQGALGMPAAEAGALVMLGQVGDAIATPIVGFLTDKYGTKRQWHIAGTFIVFLTFPMIFSLCPWCDVAPHWWEIMYFIIVILLFQFGWPIVQITHLAMIPELSRSQKDRSDLTAVRYSVSIISNVVVYIVTWAVLRSRTSADNQIGPSDAYRFRDISLILTLVGVSMSVLFNFSLTFSGYEHRRHTALQHNVIKEGKKSSEPDPEKQSLLDGTDETKTEGVAGSSTANGTVRSGEEDVVLRHPKKNFFKSPLLYQNALLYVFSRLFMTTSLVYMPLWLDERSFQPDPVQNNASVEHLATVPLVSFLASFIASLVLKYTNKYVGNSLIYLVGSAISVGVCTWIALSSSAATFSTFELLVIASLFGAGSSITMISSLCITADMIGKHADQGGFIYSAVTFTDKLITGIVVVIIESMKCTDRNDCPDYYRSVLAYACGTAAGLGCLTLATLVCTKPRSRRQQRR; from the exons ATGACCGAAAACTCCACGCTAGTCAGTAAGAAGAAACCTGTACAGAATGGAACCGGTGCCAATCACAGTTACGGTGCAACCGACGAGATAGTCTCAGACACAACCACCGGTGTTGACTCGCCCAACGGTGGACCTCCTCCAGCAGCCGATCAACCAACGCAAATGGAAAGACGCTCAACCTTGAGGATAGTGGAGAAGATTGGCTTCGGCCTGGGCCACGTGTACAATGATCTCTGCGCGGGCGTTTGGTTCAGCTATACGCTGCTGTTCATGCAAGGTGCCCTTGGAATGCCAGCAGCCGAAGCTGGAGCCCTGGTTATGCTGGGGCAGGTCGGTGACGCCATAGCCACACCGATTGTAGGCTTCCTCACCGACAAGTACGGTACCAAGCGGCAATGGCACATTGCCGGAACGTTCATCGTGTTCCTGACCTTCCCAATGATCTTCTCGCTGTGTCCCTGGTGTGACGTGGCACCACACTGGTGGGAAATCATGTACTTCATCATTGTGATACTGTTGTTCCAGTTCGGATGGCCCATCGTGCAAATCACCCATCTTGCCATGATTCCGGAACTATCACGGTCACAGAAAGATCGCTCGGATCTGACGGCCGTCCGATATTCGGTGTCCATCATTTCCAACGTGGTGGTTTACATCGTCACATGGGCTGTGCTCCGAAGTCGTACGAGTGCAGACAACCAGATTGGGCCCAGCGATGCCTATCGATTTCGT GATATCTCATTAATACTAACCCTGGTGGGGGTTTCCATGTCCGTCCTTTTCAACTTTTCGCTCACATTCAGTGGTTACGAACATAGAAGGCACACCGCCCTGCAGCATAATGTcatcaaagaaggaaaaaaaagttcCGAGCCGGACCCAGAAAAGCAGTCCCTTCTGGACGGTACCGACGAGACGAAGACAGAGGGTGTGGCCGGATCGTCGACGGCTAATGGCACCGTACGTAGTGGTGAAGAAGATGTTGTGTTGCGGCATCCgaaaaagaatttcttcaaatcccCACTGTTGTATCAGAATGCTTTACT CTACGTCTTCTCGCGTCTCTTCATGACGACCTCTCTAGTCTATATGCCCCTCTGGCTGGATGAGCGATCCTTTCAACCAGATCCGGTGCAGAACAATGCCAGCGTGGAGCACTTGGCCACAGTTCCGTTGGTATCATTCCTGGCCTCGTTCATTGCGTCTCTGGTGCTCAAGTATACCAACAAGTACGTTGGCAACAGTTTGATCTACCTGGTTGGATCCGCCATCAGCGTAGGGGTGTGCACGTGGATTGCATTGAGTTCCAGTGCGGCCACTTTCAGCACATTCGAACTTCTCGTCATTGCATCGCTTTTCGGTGCGGGCAGTTCCATCACCATGATCAGCAGCCTGTGCATCACGGCGGACATGATCGGCAAGCATGCCGACCAGGGTGGCTTCATCTACTCGGCTGTCACGTTCACCGATAAGCTCATCACCGGCATCGTAGTGGTCATCATTGAGTCTAT GAAATGCACCGACAGGAACGACTGTCCCGATTACTACCGAAGTGTGCTGGCCTATGCAtgcggaacagctgccggactGGGCTGCCTAACTCTGGCAACACTAGTTTGTACCAAGCCGAGAAGCAGGCGGCAGCAAAGGCGATAG